A single genomic interval of Deltaproteobacteria bacterium harbors:
- a CDS encoding cation transporter yields the protein MANSKTTIDSEDSEDEVTAQFEPGESCERCLRHVTTVNVAGNTFLIIVKAYLGIVGGSKALVADAIHSLGDLLASFMMFIALKVADKPRSKDYPYGRGKVEYIAALIISFFLLILGIYIFIDGARDVYLGRYVAPHLVTAWGALISIIVNELMCRQAHCVDVLYNKPSVAAVSLESRVDTYSSAAVLVGIVGAKISLPVLDSIAAIIVAILILKSSADMFLEAVKKLMDYSMDDKTIAEIRKAVAEVSGIKGVKNVRTRELGSTSEVEVAVFVDKDIKVEQFDGIKAGVSRAVRSKLDFECEVTVRLKPFLGNES from the coding sequence ATGGCTAATTCGAAAACAACCATAGATTCTGAAGATTCTGAGGATGAGGTGACGGCGCAATTTGAGCCTGGAGAGAGTTGCGAGCGTTGTCTCAGGCATGTCACTACCGTCAATGTGGCGGGGAACACGTTTCTTATCATCGTGAAAGCCTACCTGGGAATCGTTGGGGGTTCTAAGGCCCTGGTGGCAGATGCCATTCATTCGCTGGGGGATCTGCTGGCGAGCTTTATGATGTTTATTGCCTTGAAAGTTGCGGACAAGCCTCGAAGCAAGGACTATCCCTACGGACGAGGCAAGGTCGAGTACATCGCGGCATTGATTATTTCGTTTTTCTTGTTGATCCTGGGCATCTATATCTTCATCGACGGCGCGCGGGATGTTTACCTCGGTCGCTACGTTGCCCCGCATCTGGTTACCGCCTGGGGCGCACTCATTTCCATCATTGTGAATGAACTCATGTGTCGTCAAGCCCATTGCGTCGATGTGCTTTACAACAAGCCCTCGGTCGCCGCAGTTTCCCTCGAATCGAGGGTAGATACCTATTCTTCAGCCGCCGTGCTGGTGGGAATCGTTGGTGCAAAGATCTCACTTCCTGTTTTGGATTCGATTGCGGCGATCATCGTTGCGATCCTTATCCTGAAGTCGTCAGCAGACATGTTTCTGGAAGCTGTCAAGAAGCTCATGGATTATTCGATGGATGACAAGACGATTGCTGAAATCCGAAAGGCCGTCGCAGAGGTTTCTGGTATCAAAGGCGTAAAGAACGTGCGTACCCGGGAACTAGGGTCGACCTCCGAGGTGGAAGTGGCGGTGTTCGTAGACAAAGATATTAAGGTGGAGCAATTTGATGGAATCAAGGCGGGTGTCTCTCGAGCGGTGCGGTCCAAGCTCGATTTTGAATGTGAAGTCACCGTCCGCCTCAAACCGTTTTTGGGGAATGAATCATGA
- a CDS encoding tetratricopeptide repeat protein translates to MSKHKENKQQDVEEGSKEFESGSKTLEARGELESPQGKTEFRKEAERTSEKTEKKASFQVGFDYSMHITMVVLGKLLARAIAAYNNIFSLDEKEKGQIHENLGKKYLKRGEYQKAAEAFEAGIAAGRGSPQIFYLLGKTYYNLDESDKAIECFEKTLILLPKSKDALYQLGNAYLRAKKYDQCLATLKEVSEMSPDNSEIFYKMGVAQDKKGDLEQSIASFRKAAELNPAEPKYFQHLGFALQSAGDAAEAGKCFKKVLELESTEDLD, encoded by the coding sequence ATGAGCAAACATAAAGAAAATAAACAACAGGATGTAGAAGAGGGGTCTAAGGAGTTTGAATCTGGATCTAAAACGCTTGAAGCCAGGGGAGAGCTTGAGTCTCCTCAAGGAAAAACCGAGTTTCGGAAAGAGGCAGAGCGGACATCAGAAAAGACTGAAAAAAAAGCCTCGTTTCAGGTGGGCTTTGATTATTCCATGCACATCACCATGGTAGTGCTTGGAAAGCTTCTGGCCAGGGCTATTGCTGCCTACAACAATATTTTTTCTCTCGATGAGAAAGAAAAAGGTCAGATCCATGAGAATCTTGGCAAGAAGTATCTCAAACGGGGTGAGTATCAAAAAGCTGCAGAAGCTTTTGAGGCCGGGATTGCGGCGGGGCGTGGGAGTCCACAGATTTTCTATCTTTTGGGGAAGACCTATTACAATCTGGACGAGTCAGACAAGGCCATTGAGTGTTTTGAAAAAACATTGATCCTACTCCCCAAGAGCAAAGACGCTTTGTATCAACTGGGCAATGCCTATCTTCGAGCTAAAAAATATGATCAATGCCTGGCGACCTTGAAAGAAGTCTCTGAGATGAGTCCGGACAACAGCGAAATTTTCTACAAGATGGGTGTAGCACAAGACAAAAAGGGTGATTTGGAGCAGTCGATCGCGTCGTTTAGAAAGGCCGCCGAATTAAATCCGGCTGAACCGAAATATTTTCAACACCTGGGTTTTGCACTTCAAAGTGCCGGAGATGCAGCGGAAGCTGGCAAGTGTTTCAAGAAAGTTCTTGAACTCGAATCCACCGAGGATCTCGATTGA
- a CDS encoding LemA family protein: protein MKSRVKHIINKLSPGRSNQEDLESGPEDDFEDLGKWAGARKGIHGVVWRLGYVLRRRWMILSACLMLLVSVYYYNHLYKLEWNARRDGSSVVVYMQMRRDLSVNISNLASAYIQHEKEIFKYVAEIKTAMVGREKMPSEIKMDPAAVEEIKKANPILGQFFALAEQYPDLKFSSEFHYAVTAVMDSEKELAAARVRYNESTNYYLTALQTFPGNFFGFIFRYKPLPYFEPDKGGANFVPMFENKEAPQNTDPKRAP, encoded by the coding sequence ATGAAGTCAAGGGTCAAACACATTATTAATAAGCTTTCTCCGGGTCGATCGAATCAGGAGGATCTTGAATCGGGTCCTGAGGATGATTTTGAGGATTTGGGCAAGTGGGCTGGGGCTCGTAAAGGGATCCACGGGGTGGTCTGGCGTCTGGGGTATGTTCTGCGACGGCGCTGGATGATCTTGAGTGCTTGTTTGATGTTGCTGGTCTCCGTATATTACTACAATCACCTCTACAAGCTGGAGTGGAACGCGCGGAGAGATGGGTCTTCCGTTGTCGTTTACATGCAGATGAGACGCGATTTAAGCGTCAATATTTCAAATCTGGCCTCCGCCTACATCCAGCATGAGAAAGAAATCTTCAAATACGTGGCGGAAATCAAAACCGCCATGGTGGGTCGAGAGAAAATGCCGTCGGAGATAAAAATGGATCCGGCCGCGGTGGAAGAAATCAAGAAAGCCAATCCCATCCTGGGTCAGTTTTTTGCCTTGGCCGAGCAGTACCCCGACCTGAAGTTCAGCTCCGAGTTTCACTACGCGGTTACTGCTGTCATGGATAGTGAAAAAGAGCTGGCGGCCGCCCGCGTGCGCTATAACGAGTCGACCAATTATTACCTGACGGCGCTGCAGACCTTCCCTGGGAACTTTTTTGGTTTTATTTTTAGATATAAGCCGCTCCCCTATTTCGAGCCGGACAAGGGGGGGGCCAATTTCGTGCCTATGTTTGAAAATAAAGAGGCACCCCAGAACACGGACCCAAAGAGGGCTCCATAG